The following proteins are encoded in a genomic region of Candidatus Methylomirabilota bacterium:
- a CDS encoding TIGR03560 family F420-dependent LLM class oxidoreductase — protein sequence MNAGIMIEAQEGLTWERWLRLAQAAEDLGYHSLCRSDHLTGLGGDSKRASLETWTSLTALATRTKRIRFGPMVSPLTFYHPALLAKMAAAVDNLSGGRLDLGLGAGWNEHEHAMFGIPFGSVKERLDRLEAGARVIRALEKGQPVTLPQPLFPLKSAESYPRPPSGRYRIVIGGRGEKRTLKIVAEFADEWNVTRVDHATFTQKRQILAEHCRAFGRDPEAMARSLMIPLAIGRDADDVAKRIAAARAFFPALPADEAAWHAASFLAGSPERIVADLKAWEKVGVQRVLLQMLDQEDISALELFAREVLPKVV from the coding sequence ATGAACGCGGGCATCATGATCGAAGCGCAGGAAGGCCTCACGTGGGAGCGCTGGCTCCGGCTGGCCCAGGCGGCCGAGGACCTCGGCTACCATTCGCTGTGCCGCTCGGATCACTTGACGGGGCTCGGCGGAGACTCGAAGCGGGCCTCTCTCGAGACCTGGACATCGCTCACGGCGCTCGCCACGCGGACGAAGCGCATCCGCTTCGGTCCCATGGTCTCGCCCCTCACCTTCTATCATCCCGCGCTGCTCGCCAAGATGGCGGCGGCCGTGGACAATCTGTCCGGAGGCCGCCTCGACCTGGGCCTGGGCGCGGGCTGGAACGAGCACGAGCACGCGATGTTTGGCATCCCGTTCGGAAGCGTCAAGGAGCGGCTCGATCGGCTCGAGGCGGGCGCGCGCGTGATCCGCGCTCTCGAGAAAGGCCAGCCGGTGACGCTCCCGCAGCCGCTCTTCCCGCTCAAGAGCGCGGAGAGCTATCCGCGCCCGCCCTCGGGCCGCTACCGCATCGTCATCGGCGGGCGCGGCGAGAAGCGCACGCTCAAGATCGTGGCCGAGTTCGCTGACGAGTGGAATGTCACGCGAGTGGACCACGCGACCTTCACCCAGAAGCGCCAGATCCTGGCCGAGCATTGCCGCGCCTTCGGCCGCGATCCGGAGGCCATGGCCCGCTCCCTGATGATTCCGCTCGCCATCGGGCGCGACGCGGATGATGTGGCCAAGCGCATCGCGGCCGCCCGGGCCTTCTTCCCCGCCCTGCCTGCGGACGAGGCGGCCTGGCACGCGGCGTCCTTTCTCGCGGGCTCGCCGGAGCGCATCGTCGCGGACCTCAAGGCCTGGGAAAAGGTGGGGGTTCAGCGGGTGCTCCTCCAGATGCTCGATCAGGAGGACATCTCCGCTCTCGAGCTGTTCGCGCGCGAGGTCCTGCCGAAAGTGGTTTGA
- a CDS encoding alpha/beta hydrolase has product MYRDEWMSVNGVRLHWQDWGAKEAPAILMLHGLTQQSHTFDQVAARLAGRYRCIALDFRGRGESEWAAPETYAIPHYVRDVVTLLDELGQPAVHVLGTSLGGLCGLSLGAFDPKRVLSLVLNDIGPEIDRAGSTRIAAYTATVPESFPSFDAIVDWALQRYLWLRRLPRADVDEGLRGAVRANAGAWRFKFDPAIGKLPPPTAAVMKAAGELWWQTLGSLRCAMLLIRGAESDVLSRVTADEMARRQPALVRVEVPDMGHAPTLSEPVAVEALARFYKG; this is encoded by the coding sequence ATGTACCGCGACGAATGGATGAGCGTCAATGGCGTGCGGCTTCACTGGCAGGACTGGGGCGCGAAGGAGGCGCCGGCCATCCTGATGCTGCACGGGCTGACTCAGCAGAGCCACACCTTCGACCAGGTCGCCGCGCGCTTGGCCGGGCGCTACCGCTGCATCGCGCTGGATTTTCGCGGGCGGGGCGAGAGCGAGTGGGCCGCGCCCGAGACCTACGCGATCCCTCACTACGTGCGCGACGTCGTGACGCTCCTCGATGAGCTCGGGCAGCCGGCCGTGCATGTCCTCGGCACCTCGCTGGGAGGGCTCTGCGGACTGTCGCTCGGCGCTTTCGACCCGAAGCGCGTCCTGAGCCTGGTCCTCAATGACATCGGCCCCGAGATCGACAGGGCCGGGAGCACCCGCATCGCGGCCTATACGGCGACGGTGCCCGAGAGCTTTCCGAGCTTCGACGCCATCGTGGATTGGGCGCTCCAGCGTTATCTCTGGCTGCGCCGGCTGCCGCGCGCGGACGTGGATGAGGGACTGCGCGGGGCCGTCCGTGCGAATGCGGGCGCCTGGCGATTCAAGTTCGATCCGGCCATCGGCAAGCTGCCCCCGCCGACCGCGGCGGTGATGAAGGCGGCGGGCGAGCTATGGTGGCAGACGCTGGGATCGCTCCGTTGCGCGATGCTGCTCATCCGCGGCGCGGAGAGCGATGTCCTCAGCCGGGTCACCGCGGATGAGATGGCGCGCCGCCAGCCCGCCCTCGTGCGCGTCGAGGTGCCGGACATGGGACATGCGCCGACGCTCTCCGAGCCGGTCGCCGTGGAGGCGCTCGCCCGCTTCTACAAGGGCTGA
- a CDS encoding GspH/FimT family pseudopilin has product MSRPRPSPHARWTGGFSMPELVASAGLIGVLATVALPMGLNYLPAAQARSGAREIQAVLMQARMVAISTRQPICAQPVTGGYQYLQGGCGGVAWIGASTNASGIAMVSNDVIASGPAPVFTPFGTASVPSVISVSHGAQTLTVTVQPSGQVTIP; this is encoded by the coding sequence ATGAGTAGGCCGCGTCCGAGCCCCCATGCCCGCTGGACCGGCGGCTTCTCCATGCCGGAGCTCGTGGCCAGCGCCGGTCTCATCGGTGTCCTCGCTACGGTGGCCTTGCCCATGGGCCTCAACTACCTGCCCGCGGCCCAGGCGAGAAGCGGCGCGCGCGAGATCCAGGCGGTGCTGATGCAGGCACGGATGGTGGCGATCAGCACCCGTCAGCCGATCTGCGCTCAGCCCGTCACGGGTGGGTATCAGTACCTCCAGGGCGGCTGCGGCGGCGTCGCCTGGATCGGTGCCAGCACCAATGCCTCGGGCATCGCGATGGTCTCGAATGACGTGATCGCGAGCGGGCCCGCCCCCGTCTTCACGCCCTTCGGCACCGCGAGCGTCCCCAGCGTGATCAGCGTGAGCCACGGCGCCCAGACCCTGACCGTCACGGTGCAGCCGTCAGGACAGGTGACCATCCCGTGA
- a CDS encoding prepilin-type N-terminal cleavage/methylation domain-containing protein: protein MSDRRGFSLPELLVSCGVLGLVMAGVAGVLSTGGQVSVEGDNRAQAQQTARAAMIVEEELRLAGYGFPTAQPKILAASPTGITFWADLTNASTRITANANAGDTLLNVASGAGFTAGDVIYLMNTDQFWTVTVSSASATTILIPTPGIPVALPQGVQVGRPKQIRYQWDGISTLFKDTSTGLGFQPLATGVTGFQLTYFDTNDVAIPVASLAASLGIIRRVVITLTAQSAGTDEVRSFTLTSSVRPRNL, encoded by the coding sequence ATGAGTGACCGGCGCGGCTTCAGCTTGCCCGAGCTGCTGGTCTCGTGCGGCGTGCTCGGCCTCGTGATGGCCGGGGTGGCGGGCGTGCTCTCCACAGGCGGACAGGTCAGCGTGGAGGGTGACAACCGCGCTCAGGCTCAGCAGACCGCGCGCGCGGCCATGATCGTCGAGGAGGAGCTCCGGCTCGCGGGCTATGGCTTCCCCACCGCCCAGCCGAAGATCCTGGCCGCCTCGCCGACCGGCATCACGTTCTGGGCGGACCTGACCAATGCCTCCACCCGGATCACCGCCAACGCCAACGCGGGCGACACGCTCTTGAACGTCGCCAGCGGCGCGGGTTTCACGGCGGGCGATGTGATCTATCTGATGAACACCGACCAGTTCTGGACGGTCACCGTCTCCTCCGCCTCGGCCACCACCATCCTCATCCCCACCCCCGGGATCCCGGTGGCCCTGCCCCAGGGCGTCCAGGTGGGGCGGCCCAAGCAGATCCGCTATCAGTGGGACGGGATCAGCACGCTGTTCAAGGACACGAGCACGGGACTCGGCTTCCAGCCGCTCGCCACGGGCGTCACCGGGTTTCAGCTCACTTACTTCGACACGAACGACGTGGCGATTCCTGTAGCCAGCCTGGCCGCGAGCCTCGGGATCATCCGTCGCGTCGTGATCACGCTAACGGCCCAGTCGGCCGGGACCGACGAGGTCCGCTCCTTCACGCTGACGTCGTCCGTCCGCCCGCGGAATCTCTGA
- a CDS encoding ATP-grasp domain-containing protein has product MARPRLLLLVPTTTYRTEDFVEAAGRLDVDLVVAAEKPNALAEAVPERLLTLPFKDPAASVRQVSDYARRYPIAAVVPVDDATTVVGAAIGQALGLRANPIAAVSATRNKLAMREALGRVGVPQPGFAAFGVEEDPAGVAMGVSYPCVLKPLVLSASRGVVRADTPAELAAAWARIAAILLLPEIREMGEGASKILVESFVPGIEVALEGMLTAGQLQTLALFDKPDPLDGPYFEETIYVTPSRLPEARQAAVADCAARAARALGLTDGPIHAELRINDAGPWLIELAARSIGGLCARTLRFGTGMTLEEIILRHALGWPIASLERERPAAGVMMIPIPRGGILRGVDGLDQARAVPGIEDITISMHAGQRIVPLPEGSEYLGFIFSRAASPNEAEASLRRAHELLRFQIGS; this is encoded by the coding sequence GTGGCGAGGCCGCGCCTCCTCCTGCTCGTGCCCACCACCACGTATCGAACGGAGGACTTCGTCGAAGCGGCGGGACGGCTCGACGTCGACCTCGTGGTGGCCGCCGAGAAGCCCAATGCGCTGGCCGAGGCCGTGCCGGAGCGGCTGCTCACCCTCCCCTTCAAGGACCCGGCGGCCAGCGTGCGGCAGGTCAGCGACTATGCGCGGAGATATCCCATCGCCGCCGTGGTGCCCGTCGACGACGCCACCACCGTGGTGGGCGCCGCCATCGGTCAGGCCCTCGGGTTGCGCGCGAATCCCATCGCCGCCGTGAGCGCCACGCGGAACAAGCTTGCCATGCGCGAGGCGCTCGGGCGCGTGGGCGTGCCCCAGCCTGGCTTCGCGGCCTTCGGAGTGGAGGAGGATCCGGCAGGGGTGGCCATGGGCGTGAGCTATCCATGCGTGCTCAAGCCCCTGGTCCTCTCGGCGAGCCGCGGCGTCGTTCGGGCAGACACGCCGGCCGAGCTCGCCGCCGCCTGGGCGCGGATCGCGGCCATTTTGCTTTTGCCGGAAATCCGCGAGATGGGCGAAGGCGCTTCGAAGATCCTGGTGGAGAGCTTCGTGCCCGGCATCGAAGTCGCCCTCGAAGGGATGCTGACCGCGGGACAGCTCCAGACGCTGGCCCTCTTCGACAAGCCCGATCCCCTGGACGGGCCCTACTTCGAGGAGACGATCTACGTGACGCCCTCGCGGCTCCCGGAGGCGAGGCAGGCCGCCGTCGCCGACTGCGCGGCCCGGGCCGCCCGGGCTCTTGGCCTCACCGACGGCCCCATTCACGCGGAGCTGCGAATCAATGACGCGGGCCCGTGGCTCATCGAGCTGGCCGCGCGCTCCATCGGAGGGCTCTGCGCGCGGACCTTGCGCTTCGGCACGGGCATGACGCTCGAGGAGATCATCCTGCGTCACGCGCTCGGCTGGCCCATCGCCTCGCTCGAGCGCGAGCGCCCGGCCGCCGGCGTCATGATGATTCCCATTCCCCGGGGCGGTATCCTGCGCGGTGTCGACGGGCTCGATCAGGCGCGCGCGGTACCCGGCATCGAGGACATCACCATCTCGATGCATGCGGGCCAGCGGATCGTGCCGCTGCCCGAGGGCTCCGAGTATCTCGGCTTCATCTTCTCCCGTGCCGCTTCACCCAACGAGGCCGAGGCCTCGCTCCGGCGCGCCCACGAGCTGTTGCGATTCCAGATCGGTAGCTAG